In Vigna angularis cultivar LongXiaoDou No.4 chromosome 8, ASM1680809v1, whole genome shotgun sequence, one DNA window encodes the following:
- the LOC108344678 gene encoding 60S ribosomal protein L9 has translation MKTILSSETMNIPDGVSIKVHAKVIEVEGPRGKLVRDFKHLNLDFQLITDENGKKKLKIDAWFGSRKTSAAIRTALSHVDNLITGVTKGYRYKMRFVYAHFPINASIANDNKSIEIRNFLGEKKVRKVDMLEGVSVVRSEKVKDELVLDGNDIELVSRSCALINQKCHVKNKDIRKFLDGIYVSEKGTILVDE, from the exons ATGAAGACGATTCTATCTTCCGAAACGATGAACATTCCCGACGGCGTGAGCATCAAAGTTCACGCGAAAGTGATCGAGGTGGAAGGACCTCGTGGAAAATTGGTGCGAGATTTTAAACATCTCAACCTCGATTTTCAGCTCATCACCGACGAGAATGGCAAGAAGAAGCTGAAGATCGATGCCTGGTTCGGATCTCGCAAAACCTCCGCCGCCATTCGCACCGCCCTAAGCCACGTTGACAACCTCATCACCGGTGTCACCAAGGGCTACCGCTACAAGATGAGGTTTGTCTACGCCCACTTTCCCATTAACGCCAGCATCGCCAACGACAACAAATCCATTGAAATCCGAAACTTCCTTGGCGAGAAGAAg GTGAGGAAAGTGGATATGCTTGAGGGTGTGTCTGTTGTTCGATCAGAAAAAGTGAAGGACGAGTTGGTTTTGGATGGAAATGACATAGAGCTTGTTTCCAGGTCTTGTGCTCTCATTAACCAG AAATGTCATGTTAAAAACAAGGATATTCGGAAGTTCCTTGATGGTATTTACGTCAGTGAGAAGGGAACAATACTAGTAGACGAGTAG
- the LOC108345179 gene encoding zinc finger protein CONSTANS-LIKE 2, producing MALLILPQHYLVQLTELKPSHSLTSLHFPSFSKTHKQTYTETNQVQTLLHPSYNISTENMLKEGTNNVGGSSSTWSRVCDTCRSAPCIVYCHADSAYLCSSCDARVHAANRVASRHERVWVCEACERAPAAFLCKADAASLCTSCDADIHSANPLASRHHRVPILPILGPLLVEPDHEPEHGFVNEVEEEEEEVFDEYDDEIEAASWLLPHPVKGNQEEENGFLYGDEYLDNLVDCNSCGHHNQFSNVFQQQQNYNTVPQNYAVVPVQVLQQLQHFQPGLEFDSSKAGFSYDGSISQSVSVSSMEVGVVPESTISDISVSYSKSPIGTSDLFPPLPMPSHLTPMDREARVLRYREKKKTRKFEKKIRYASRKAYAETRPRIKGRFAKRTDVEAEVDQMLSTALFNEVGGTIFPSF from the exons ATGGCACTCTTGATTCTCCCCCAACACTACTTGGTTCAGCTCACTGAACTCAAACCTTCACACTCACTCACTTCACTTCACTTCCCTTCTTTCTCcaaaacacacaaacaaacatacaCAGAAACCAACCAAGTACAAACACTACTCCACCCCTCATACAATATTTCCACAGAAAACATGTTGAAGGAAGGCACCAACAACGTTGGTGGCAGCTCCAGCACCTGGTCACGTGTCTGCGACACGTGCCGGTCAGCTCCATGCATAGTCTACTGCCATGCAGACTCAGCATACCTGTGTTCATCCTGTGATGCTCGTGTCCATGCAGCCAACCGTGTGGCCTCAAGGCACGAGCGTGTGTGGGTGTGTGAAGCGTGTGAACGTGCTCCCGCAGCGTTTCTTTGCAAAGCTGACGCAGCTTCTCTTTGTACTTCGTGTGATGCTGACATTCACTCAGCAAACCCTCTTGCCAGCCGCCACCACCGTGTCCCCATTCTCCCCATCTTGGGTCCCCTCTTGGTGGAACCAGATCACGAACCGGAACATGGTTTCGTGAACGAggtggaagaggaagaggaagaagtttTCGATGAGTACGATGATGAGATTGAAGCTGCTTCGTGGTTGTTGCCACATCCTGTGAAGGGTAACCAAGAGGAGGAGAATGGTTTTTTGTACGGTGATGAGTATTTGGACAACCTTGTGGATTGTAACTCGTGTGGTCACCATAACCAGTTTAGCAACGTTTTTCAGCAGCAGCAGAACTACAACACTGTCCCTCAGAACTATGCAGTGGTTCCAGTTCAGGTGCTGCAACAATTGCAGCACTTTCAACCGGGTTTGGAATTTGACTCGTCAAAAGCTGGGTTCAGTTACGATGGTTCTATTAGCCAAAGC GTATCAGTTTCATCAATGGAAGTTGGTGTAGTCCCAGAATCAACAATAAGTGACATCTCAGTGTCCTATTCAAAGTCACCAATAGGGACAAGTGACCTATTTCCTCCCCTTCCCATGCCTTCACATCTTACACCAATGGACAGAGAGGCCAGAGTCCTAAGATATAGGGAGAAAAAGAAGACAAGAAAGTTTGAAAAGAAGATAAGGTATGCCTCAAGGAAGGCTTATGCAGAAACCAGACCACGCATCAAGGGTAGATTTGCAAAGAGAACTGATGTGGAAGCTGAAGTGGACCAAATGCTCTCCACAGCACTCTTCAATGAAGTTGGAGGAACCATTTTCCCATCTTTCTAG